The Candidatus Gracilibacteria bacterium genome window below encodes:
- a CDS encoding alpha/beta hydrolase, producing MKHTSDTTDNLSLGRLIKGTVAFSSLVKSPQTIAGMTKSLYRTWCQNIPHENMNSDQTILLTPNHPPQYIALLVPGFQLDGSSLLGIKMALNHKGIPALFPEGLPHGREAILFRDHPQVLVEKIVSYANKVQKQFPNARILIMGHSFGGTQALHAASMLQKEQDTSRESPQITPVTVAGVLDTFGSSAEAFHALYYRTPSRVFSGKDDFIEQARGIQLSQTHGVTFVDLNDRCMPENVQAGARYQTDSSQLISSTEKSPGHYRQGTHPDFAQYIVGEVLRKIEEAQQPTPQ from the coding sequence ATGAAACATACTTCTGATACAACCGATAATCTCTCTCTATGAAGACTCATAAAGGGAACTGTAGCATTTTCTAGTCTGGTCAAAAGCCCCCAAACAATAGCGGGTATGACGAAATCCCTGTATCGTACCTGGTGTCAAAACATACCTCATGAGAATATGAATAGTGACCAGACGATATTATTAACACCAAACCATCCGCCACAGTATATTGCTCTTCTCGTCCCATGATTTCAGCTCGATGGCTCCTCGTTGTTATGAATTAAAATGGCCCTCAATCATAAAGGTATACCTGCTCTATTTCCAGAAGGTTTGCCGCATGGGAGAGAAGCGATTTTATTTCGTGATCATCCTCAGGTATTGGTTGAGAAAATTGTTTCGTATGCCAATAAGGTACAAAAACAATTTCCAAATGCACGTATTCTCATTATGGGGCATAGTTTCGGAGGCACACAGGCACTTCACGCAGCCAGTATGTTACAAAAGGAACAGGATACTTCACGAGAGTCTCCTCAGATTACGCCAGTTACCGTTGCGGGCGTATTAGACACATTTTGATCTAGTGCGGAAGCTTTTCATGCTCTGTATTATCGTACGCCATCTCGCGTATTTAGTGGAAAGGATGATTTTATCGAGCAAGCACGCGGTATACAGCTGTCTCAAACCCACGGGGTTACTTTCGTAGACCTCAATGATAGATGTATGCCGGAAAATGTGCAAGCATGAGCACGTTATCAAACCGATTCTAGCCAGCTTATTTCTTCAACGGAAAAAAGTCCATGACATTATCGCCAGGGAACACATCCTGACTTTGCTCAGTATATCGTGGGTGAAGTATTACGTAAGATAGAAGAAGCACAACAACCTACCCCGCAGTAA
- a CDS encoding S-layer homology domain-containing protein: MKKPLLFCILSFVFCIGTTFAYTSEDTSIANYLADQGIITKQTTASKYRLDDKILRQEVIAMALKIKGITTPTNTTCKKYFADATKNDWVCRAVELAADNGIITKSNKYANPGKSITRAEAFSMIYNASGIVPFRELGGFQILDKDAVSWQKDLFQKIHDSEIPMPGEKYMASNTPAIPVYFYPNRLALRAEVFGFAKNIVSSQYITINDAILPQCGIAINSTYSSKPTTNLCASGNPSKVVLNKVWIWECIADNGAIASCTAHSNVSTTNNQYYWGIADWSACWKEQQERSILCRDSLGMNVEEFLCQGSTKPISKRSCSICSDGKIVTDSKNCTNYTSNIVDPWGICADNIQSREVQCIDNATGLTTSNVNACPGRITTKSCGELNCQKEIDGVIFRIEPCSINTTMTFGENKSFKITLIPDKIDYSYGINLMSAIGLPSDGVGGLGGGGAKGIRESNLYFDKSLPRGFYSGHIPIWINPINASNTYGERKTLHFAFQLEVK, from the coding sequence ATGAAAAAACCACTTCTATTTTGTATTTTGTCCTTTGTATTTTGTATTTGAACAACCTTTGCTTACACGAGTGAAGATACTTCCATCGCCAATTATCTCGCTGATCAAGGTATCATCACAAAGCAAACTACAGCTTCCAAATATCGATTAGATGATAAAATACTTCGACAAGAAGTAATCGCTATGGCATTGAAAATAAAATGAATCACTACACCGACGAATACTACGTGCAAGAAATACTTCGCTGATGCAACAAAAAATGATTGGGTATGTCGAGCAGTAGAACTGGCTGCTGATAATGGAATTATTACAAAAAGTAATAAATATGCCAATCCTGGGAAAAGTATTACACGAGCAGAGGCATTTTCTATGATTTATAACGCTTCTTGAATAGTACCTTTTCGGGAATTAGGAGGATTTCAAATATTAGATAAGGATGCTGTTTCGTGGCAAAAGGATCTTTTTCAGAAAATTCATGATTCTGAAATTCCTATGCCTGGAGAAAAATACATGGCATCAAATACTCCTGCGATTCCGGTCTATTTTTATCCAAACCGTCTCGCTCTTCGTGCCGAAGTGTTTGGGTTTGCAAAAAATATTGTATCCTCTCAATATATTACAATAAATGATGCTATTCTACCACAATGTTGAATTGCTATAAATTCTACATACTCCTCAAAGCCAACTACTAATCTTTGCGCTTCATGAAATCCGTCTAAAGTAGTTCTAAATAAAGTTTGGATATGGGAATGCATAGCTGATAACGGCGCAATAGCATCGTGTACTGCTCACAGTAATGTTTCAACCACTAATAATCAATATTATTGGGGTATTGCTGATTGGTCAGCGTGTTGGAAAGAACAACAGGAAAGAAGCATTCTTTGCAGGGATTCCCTTGGAATGAACGTAGAAGAATTCTTATGTCAAGGATCTACTAAGCCAATTTCAAAAAGAAGTTGTTCGATATGTAGTGATGGGAAAATTGTTACTGACTCTAAAAATTGTACAAATTATACCTCAAATATAGTAGATCCATGGTGAATATGTGCCGATAACATACAGTCTAGGGAAGTACAGTGTATTGATAATGCTACATGATTAACCACATCCAATGTAAATGCATGTCCTGGAAGAATAACAACAAAGTCCTGTGGGGAACTGAATTGTCAAAAAGAAATTGATGGTGTTATTTTTCGTATTGAACCTTGCTCTATAAACACTACCATGACTTTTGGTGAAAATAAAAGTTTTAAAATAACTCTGATTCCTGATAAAATAGACTATTCATACGGTATTAATCTGATGTCAGCTATATGATTACCTTCAGATGGAGTAGGGTGATTATGATGATGATGAGCTAAAGGAATCAGAGAGTCCAACTTATATTTTGATAAGTCTCTTCCCAGATGATTCTACAGTTGACACATACCTATTTGGATTAACCCTATTAATGCTTCTAATACATACGGTGAAAGAAAAACGCTCCATTTTGCTTTCCAACTAGAAGTAAAATAA
- the radA gene encoding DNA repair protein RadA, translating into MFQCSQCSHTQLKWSGQCPSCNAWNTLEEKEMDSAPLSRGKKGGSKKSGKPREVVALNPRSTSHLKLAVKSPELSGVLGGGLVRGSLTLLSGEPGIGKSTLTLELAHWCASKETPVLYISGEEGEEQIAGRAHRLGVNNPHIHFLHEEVLEDIMSTLEATPYPIVIIDSVSVLYAESLGGATGGVSQIRMIAETCMHYSKKTNTAMILIGHVTKDGDLAGPKTLEHLVDTVLFLEGDKYQSYRILRAMKNRFGPTDAIGLFEMNEYGLQDLKNPAESLLKTPAQVGSALTIAMEGNRPVIMEIEALTHSTKFPYPKRSARGVATQKIDLLLATIAKFGRINLDGDDVYINVSHGLSVGEPAVDLAIAAALLSSDSKKSLNHALFLGEISLTGAIKPVSQLEKRIEEAKKLGFTTFHIPTTKITGKIATGITLVQHDSILSLVQWVRNI; encoded by the coding sequence ATGTTCCAATGCTCGCAATGCTCGCATACACAACTCAAATGGTCATGACAATGTCCGAGCTGTAATGCCTGGAATACACTCGAAGAGAAGGAAATGGATTCTGCCCCCCTGTCAAGGGGGAAGAAGGGGGGTTCAAAAAAATCATGAAAACCACGAGAAGTCGTTGCTCTCAATCCCAGGTCTACATCACATCTGAAGCTGGCAGTTAAAAGTCCAGAACTTTCGGGTGTTCTCGGCGGGGGATTGGTGCGTGGCAGTCTCACACTACTTTCTGGTGAACCGGGTATCGGTAAATCAACACTGACGCTCGAACTCGCTCATTGGTGTGCCAGCAAGGAAACACCGGTCCTCTATATCTCTGGTGAGGAAGGTGAAGAACAAATCGCTGGTCGCGCTCATCGTCTCGGAGTCAATAATCCTCATATTCATTTTCTTCATGAAGAAGTCCTCGAGGATATTATGAGCACACTGGAAGCAACACCCTATCCTATCGTCATTATCGATTCTGTCAGTGTCCTCTATGCTGAGTCTCTCGGAGGCGCAACAGGTGGTGTGTCTCAGATACGGATGATAGCTGAGACCTGCATGCATTACAGCAAAAAAACAAATACTGCTATGATACTCATCTGACATGTCACAAAAGATGGTGACCTCGCAGGACCCAAAACTCTCGAACATCTCGTCGATACCGTCCTCTTTCTCGAAGGCGATAAATATCAGTCCTATCGAATATTACGAGCGATGAAAAACCGATTCTGACCGACTGATGCAATTGGGCTTTTTGAAATGAATGAATATGGTCTCCAAGACCTCAAAAATCCAGCTGAGTCACTCCTGAAAACACCAGCGCAAGTGGGGTCTGCTCTCACGATAGCTATGGAGGGAAATCGACCGGTTATTATGGAAATCGAAGCACTCACGCACAGCACAAAATTCCCCTATCCAAAACGATCGGCACGAGGTGTCGCAACACAAAAAATTGATCTCCTCCTCGCTACTATTGCAAAATTTGGGAGGATCAATCTCGATGGTGATGATGTCTATATCAATGTCTCTCATGGTCTCTCTGTCGGTGAACCGGCGGTCGACCTTGCTATCGCTGCCGCTCTTCTCTCGAGTGATAGTAAAAAATCTCTCAATCATGCACTCTTCCTCGGAGAAATTTCATTAACCGGAGCCATAAAACCAGTTTCTCAACTCGAAAAACGCATTGAAGAAGCGAAAAAACTTGGTTTCACTACCTTTCATATTCCCACGACAAAAATTACCGGGAAAATAGCGACGTGAATTACCCTCGTGCAACATGACTCCATACTCTCTCTCGTTCAGTGGGTACGAAATATTTAG
- a CDS encoding thermonuclease family protein, giving the protein MKKPLLFCILSFVFCIGTTFGYSSEDLSNANYLGEQKIVTSQTDPKLYRLDDKILRQEVIGMALKIKGITLPENYTCKKYFADATKNDWVCRAVEIAADNGIVAKNKTTNPEKYITRSEALAIIMKAGGFTAPSGATPPIFPYSDTDFSAWQSDLALYAAGLGIITNPNVVPLSEGFKIIDIVNPIKFYPNREATRAEVFGFANKLLGNSKSAILDIGGHVIEVIDGDTLHFDTLKIRMIGLDAPEFSKSRFGYAECFGLEAKNHLIDLLANKKEITLEQDKTQGDLDMYGRTLAYIIADGININLQMIHDGYGFEETFKKSYKYQKEHKDAQASADKGNLGLWSESTCGGDRKKGTMDEKIVTKDIPPNNGSSGNNTGANACGAKLYCTQMVTCEEAKYYLNQCGLSRLDADSDGLPCESLCTQ; this is encoded by the coding sequence ATGAAAAAACCACTTCTATTTTGTATTTTGTCCTTTGTATTTTGTATTTGAACAACTTTTGGTTATTCATCTGAAGATCTCTCAAATGCAAATTATCTCGGAGAACAAAAAATAGTCACCTCACAAACAGACCCAAAACTCTACCGTCTCGATGATAAAATACTTCGACAAGAAGTCATCGGAATGGCTCTCAAAATAAAATGAATCACTCTTCCAGAAAATTATACCTGCAAGAAATATTTCGCTGATGCAACCAAAAATGACTGGGTCTGTCGTGCGGTAGAGATCGCAGCGGATAATGGGATTGTTGCAAAGAATAAAACTACAAATCCAGAAAAATATATTACAAGATCTGAAGCATTAGCAATCATAATGAAGGCAGGCGGTTTCACGGCACCAAGTGGAGCTACTCCGCCTATTTTTCCCTACTCAGATACAGACTTTTCGGCATGGCAATCAGATCTTGCATTGTATGCAGCAGGATTATGAATTATTACAAATCCAAATGTAGTTCCTCTATCCGAAGGATTCAAGATTATAGATATTGTTAATCCTATTAAGTTTTATCCCAATCGAGAAGCAACTCGTGCTGAAGTATTTGGGTTTGCGAATAAACTTCTCTGAAATAGCAAAAGTGCCATCCTGGACATCTGAGGTCATGTTATTGAAGTTATTGATTGAGATACACTACATTTTGATACCTTAAAAATACGTATGATTGGTCTTGATGCACCAGAATTCAGCAAGTCCCGTTTTGGATATGCTGAATGTTTTGGTCTGGAAGCAAAGAATCATCTTATTGATTTATTGGCAAATAAAAAAGAAATAACACTTGAACAAGATAAAACACAAGGAGATCTAGATATGTATGGTCGAACATTGGCCTATATAATTGCAGATGGAATAAATATAAATCTACAAATGATACACGATGGTTACGGCTTTGAGGAAACCTTTAAAAAATCATATAAATATCAAAAAGAACATAAAGATGCGCAGGCAAGTGCTGATAAGTGAAATTTGGGTCTATGGTCTGAGTCAACTTGCTGAGGAGACCGAAAAAAATGAACAATGGATGAAAAAATTGTAACTAAAGATATACCACCTAATAACTGAAGCTCAGGGAACAATACTTGAGCAAATGCTTGTTGAGCAAAATTATATTGTACACAGATGGTAACCTGTGAAGAAGCAAAATATTACTTAAATCAATGCTGATTATCAAGACTAGATGCTGATAGTGATGGTCTTCCTTGTGAAAGTCTCTGTACACAATAA
- a CDS encoding DUF1189 family protein, producing the protein MFPFNTFFGSFSPFFLRKNRDHLSLGRGMGYYFSVWGIVILITILVSIVAGWIYVTPERVLQWSEKIPAFSVTIQDGILTETGLPEEPSTLVDDKGFIIFVSKTLTEIPIDKQGQQGFFILKDRAIVSQTEQVGQKIQVITYAEIPELKNAHFDKTLLSQKIVSELTTIKRIASMIVAFIIFFIGIVITIWYCAWSFFWGLIVWILSRTLRNPFTYEQAIGFVLSTFFPVFIVSIILMVLGVGFPFSMTILFLLMVGYNHLSFYKEKLEQKP; encoded by the coding sequence ATGTTTCCTTTTAATACTTTTTTTGGTTCTTTTTCTCCTTTTTTCCTTCGAAAAAATCGAGATCACCTCTCGCTCTGAAGGGGTATGGGGTATTATTTTTCTGTATGGGGCATTGTAATTCTCATCACCATCCTGGTAAGTATAGTAGCTGGATGGATATATGTGACACCAGAGCGAGTTCTGCAATGGTCGGAGAAAATTCCTGCTTTTTCAGTCACCATACAAGATGGTATCCTCACTGAGACTGGGCTTCCTGAGGAACCATCCACACTGGTAGATGACAAAGGTTTTATTATTTTTGTTTCCAAGACACTCACAGAAATCCCCATAGATAAACAGTGACAACAAGGATTTTTTATTCTCAAAGATCGTGCCATCGTATCCCAAACAGAACAAGTTGGGCAAAAGATACAGGTCATCACCTATGCAGAAATACCAGAGCTCAAAAATGCTCATTTTGATAAAACTCTTCTTTCGCAAAAAATTGTTTCAGAACTCACCACCATCAAACGAATCGCCAGTATGATAGTGGCATTTATAATCTTTTTTATTGGCATTGTGATAACAATCTGGTACTGTGCATGGAGCTTTTTCTGGTGACTCATCGTATGGATCCTTTCTCGTACATTGAGAAATCCTTTCACCTATGAACAGGCAATAGGATTTGTACTATCAACTTTCTTTCCTGTTTTCATCGTATCTATAATACTTATGGTTCTCGGGGTGTGATTTCCTTTTTCCATGACAATTCTCTTCTTGCTCATGGTAGGATATAATCATCTTTCTTTTTACAAAGAAAAGCTAGAGCAAAAGCCATAG
- the pheS gene encoding phenylalanine--tRNA ligase subunit alpha, with amino-acid sequence MQSPESLRPEIHAGIAALQNLKDLIEYRNMLVGKKGTLTEMLKNVANLSPEEKKTLGKSLNELRADVDAQLALKEREIREAELTDAESRFIDMTVPGKSHGSTQHPIKIVQSDIIDIVTRMGFSVWRSPSVTTECNNFDALNIPSWHPARDMQDTFWLQDGRVMATQTSCMQNYLLKTQEKPLRAIVLGSVYRNEKIDATHDIMFEQVEGLVVDKNITISHLKGTIITILKEIFGYEPKIRMRPGYFPFVEPGMEVDLWWERDGKGKWLEFMGCGLVHPNVLTQGGVDPDEYSGFAFGFGLTRLAMIKYGITDIRLFHENKIEFLEQFTAG; translated from the coding sequence ATGCAGTCTCCAGAATCCCTCCGTCCTGAAATCCATGCTGGTATCGCAGCACTTCAAAATCTCAAAGATCTTATCGAGTATCGTAATATGCTGGTAGGGAAAAAGTGAACACTCACTGAAATGCTGAAAAATGTCGCCAATCTCTCTCCAGAAGAAAAAAAGACACTTGGAAAATCACTGAATGAACTCCGTGCTGATGTCGATGCTCAGCTGGCACTCAAAGAAAGAGAAATCCGCGAAGCTGAACTGACGGATGCCGAGAGTCGCTTTATCGATATGACTGTTCCTGGCAAGTCACATGGCTCAACACAACACCCTATCAAAATAGTGCAATCAGATATTATCGATATCGTGACTCGTATGGGTTTTTCAGTTTGGAGATCACCCAGTGTTACGACAGAATGTAATAATTTCGATGCATTGAATATCCCTAGTTGGCATCCGGCCCGTGATATGCAGGATACTTTTTGGCTCCAAGATGGCCGTGTGATGGCAACACAGACTTCTTGTATGCAAAATTACCTTCTCAAGACGCAAGAGAAACCCCTCCGCGCGATTGTCCTCGGATCCGTCTATCGTAATGAGAAAATTGATGCAACGCATGATATTATGTTTGAACAAGTGGAAGGTCTCGTTGTCGATAAAAATATCACTATTTCACATCTCAAGGGGACTATTATTACAATTTTGAAAGAGATATTTGGGTACGAACCAAAGATCCGTATGCGTCCCGGCTATTTCCCGTTTGTCGAACCAGGTATGGAAGTCGATCTCTGGTGGGAACGAGATTGAAAATGAAAATGGCTCGAATTTATGGGTTGTGGCCTCGTCCACCCAAATGTTCTCACACAGTGAGGTGTGGACCCTGATGAGTATTCTGGCTTTGCCTTTGGTTTTGGGTTGACACGACTGGCTATGATAAAATACGGTATCACAGATATCCGTCTCTTTCATGAAAATAAAATTGAGTTTCTAGAACAATTTACTGCGGGGTAG